A genomic region of Haliotis asinina isolate JCU_RB_2024 chromosome 1, JCU_Hal_asi_v2, whole genome shotgun sequence contains the following coding sequences:
- the LOC137272481 gene encoding uncharacterized protein, translating into MQAMLPLSSLLVDNGVRLIFITSSESKQTQEFLKSSTVSLCGEIFDDPSVSTYKVFSLKRGVFRSIFRPLVRGVKKYGFKGIVEGFRLGLEKSHLAGDSWQQGGTVLLDRSGQVLYQHIEEDPANWPDMKVVLRLVGMSDASVDYEKAVSDWLKARDAERAAR; encoded by the exons ATGCAGGCAATGCTGCCTCTGTCGTCCCTCTTGGTAGACAATGGTGTGCGGCTTATATTCATCACCTCATCTGAATCTAAGCAAACACAGGAATTTCTCAAGTCCTCAACTGTGTCTCTGTGTGGGGAAATCTTTGATGATCCAAGTGTCTCGACCTACAAGGTGTTCAGTCTGAAGCGTGGTGTGTTCAGATCAATATTTCGGCCTCTTGTGCGCGGAGTGAAGAAATACGGGTTTAAGGGCATTGTTGAag GGTTCCGTCTGGGATTGGAGAAGTCTCATTTAGCAGGAGATTCCTGGCAGCAGGGCGGTACTGTACTGCTTGACCGTAGTGGTCAGGTGTTGTACCAG CACATAGAGGAAGATCCCGCTAACTGGCCAGATATGAAAGTAGTTCTGCGATTGGTCGGGATGTCTGACGCCAGTGTAGACTATGAGAAGGCtgtgtctgattggctgaaggCAAGAGATGCTGAGCGAGCTGCCCgctaa
- the LOC137288155 gene encoding uncharacterized protein, whose translation MAHAAIMAPLYARFSPLVVLFVGIHLGTFGLYLAFRSPSQNVLAFLIERLVGIVLIVASLVATDIYRSKPVHSHTWSSMIQQYVSFKKLLIQHYQLKRKILAPMQDVKTAQTDLLQDILHQRAGMAYGKDFKFSDIKTVEEFLARHPLTTYTHYEFYVSRVVDGEPDVMFPGTPQYIVLSSGTTSGKCKRHPRDLQLYGKMSWMYFVYLRTTLFRFRHMSKLQLWHDIRVKPCITKSNLGVPMGGGSGSAYFVCPFSASPPEVYRLEKEQTALYLHSLFGLKEKSVTLFSSLSTPVALNFFKTIQKYWKQLCEDIETGKINQTIDLEPGTKQKLQASLTPDPERADELRKIFRKGTSHFGPLVWPNFAALHAPGTGSFSFATECLKKNFLGGVPVSSGVHISSESLYGLNLHVEDQTKTEYTILPCLNFYEFIPKDCIDKEDPTTLLAHEVEVGEEYEMVVTTWMGLYRYRTGDVVRVSSFTGTTPNYTFSQRSSDFLNKYPEFLFTKAVHDAATTWRSGRSLYNYMACESYCVEEITGDVSCVRCFYIFLELEDDSTLSDEDKEKVDVMLQSHFEFYQEIRSQSEFVDPVVIQVKCGTFDIIKQVNCNLNSKAAVQQYKYPKFTMKPELIRILLANKL comes from the exons ATGGCGCACGCTGCAATAATGGCGCCGTTATACGCAAG GTTCAGTCCACTCGTTGTCCTGTTTGTTGGGATTCACCTTGGAACATTTGGGCTGTATCTCGCGTTCAGATCACCTTCACAAAATGTCCTTGCCTTTCTTATAG AACGACTGGTGGGAATTGTCCTCATTGTGGCCTCCCTGGTAGCAACCGACATATACAGATCCAAGCCCGTACACTCCCATACATGGAGTTCTATGatacagcaatatgtcagctTCAAGAAACTCCTCATCCAGCATTACCAACTCAAACGAAAGATTCTAGCTCCTATGCAGGACGTGAAGACCGCCCAGACTGACCTCCTTCAAGATATCCTCCATCAAAGAGCAGGGATGGCATATGGAAAAGATTTCAAATTCAGTGACATAAAAACGGTAGAGGAATTTCTGGCTAGGCACCCACTAACCACGTATACACACTATGAGTTTTACGTGTCTCGTGTGGTTGATGGAGAGCCTGATGTCATGTTTCCGGGAACTCCCCAATACATCGTCCTTTCTTCGGGAACAACGTCAGGGAAATGTAAGAGGCATCCAAGGGACCTGCAACTTTACGGTAAGATGAGCTGGATGTATTTCGTCTATCTCAGAACCACATTGTTCCGATTTCGACACATGTCAAAGCTACAATTATGGCATGACATCCGAGTTAAGCCGTGCATCACCAAGTCAAATCTGGGTGTTCCTATGGGAGGCGGAAGTGGGTCGGCATATTTTGTGTGTCCCTTCTCTGCGTCACCACCGGAAGTGTACAGATTGGAAAAAGAGCAGACGGCACTGTATCTTCATTCGctatttggactgaaagaaaagTCTGTGACTCTTTTCAGTTCACTGTCAACCCCGGTTGCACTCAacttttttaaaacaattcagAAGTACTGGAAACAACTGTGCGAGGATATCGAAACCGGGAAAATAAACCAAACCATCGACCTTGAACCTGGCACCAAACAGAAACTGCAAGCCTCTTTGACCCCAGATCCAGAAAGAGCCGATGAACTTCGGAAGATATTTCGTAAAGGGACTTCTCACTTCGGTCCACTTGTGTGGCCCAATTTTGCAGCACTCCATGCTCCGGGAACGGGTAGTTTTTCATTTGCG ACAGAGTGTCTGAAGAAGAACTTTCTGGGAGGCGTGCCAGTATCATCCGGAGTCCATATCTCGTCTGAGAGTCTGTACGGTCTGAACCTACACGTGGAGGATCAGACAAAGACAGAATACACAATCCTTCCTTGTCTGAACTTCTATGAGTTCATACCTAAAGACTGCATAGACAAGGAGGATCCCACGACTCTTCTAGCTCACGAG GTTGAGGTCGGTGAGGAGTATGAGATGGTGGTGACGACGTGGATGGGGCTGTACAGATACAGGACCGGGGACGTCGTGCGAGTCAGCAGCTTCACTGGGACGACTCCCAACTACACCTTCTCCCAGAG ATCATCCGACTTTCTCAATAAGTACCCTGAGTTCTTGTTCACGAAGGCCGTTCACGACGCTGCTACAACGTGGAGGTCGGGAAGGTCGTTATACAACTACATGGCATGTGAAAGCTATTGTGTAGAGGAAATAACAG GTGACGTTTCCTGTGTACGGTGCTTCTATATATTTCTGGAACTTGAGGACGACTCTACCTTATCAGATGAAGACAAAGAAAAG GTTGACGTTATGTTACAATCCCACTTTGAGTTCTACCAGGAAATCCGCTCCCAGAGTGAGTTTGTCGACCCTGTAGTGATCCAGGTGAAGTGCGGGACGTTCGACATCATCAAGCAGGTCAACTGCAACCTCAACTCAAAGGCTGCAGTACAGCAGTACAAGTACCCGAAGTTTACCATGAAACCAGAATTGATACGAATACTGTTGGCAAACAAGTTGTGA